Proteins from a single region of Saccharospirillaceae bacterium:
- a CDS encoding twin-arginine translocation signal domain-containing protein — protein sequence MISNVSRRDFMKLSASSAAALSVGSSVALMTGCSRQPDNDLGLIFLTKDDAEFIKAIAPVILNNSFPASLTEEEANVRLVKAVDELINTLGEHSKAQLAQLFTIMSSAPLRLVVGAPVGGWKDASAQDIESFLDAWKNSMMGIKNMGYASLSKIVCICWYSQPESFRFSGYPGPPKKIPMPV from the coding sequence ATGATATCAAACGTTTCACGCCGTGATTTTATGAAACTCAGTGCCAGCAGTGCCGCCGCATTATCGGTCGGCTCCAGTGTGGCACTGATGACCGGTTGCTCGCGCCAACCGGATAATGATCTGGGATTAATCTTTCTCACCAAAGACGATGCCGAATTTATTAAGGCCATCGCACCGGTCATTTTAAATAACAGCTTCCCGGCTTCTCTTACCGAAGAAGAAGCCAATGTTCGTCTGGTGAAAGCCGTCGATGAGTTAATTAATACCCTGGGTGAGCATTCCAAAGCTCAGCTGGCGCAACTCTTTACCATTATGAGTTCTGCACCATTACGATTAGTGGTTGGCGCTCCGGTGGGTGGGTGGAAAGACGCATCTGCGCAAGACATCGAGTCTTTCCTCGATGCCTGGAAGAACAGCATGATGGGCATTAAAAATATGGGCTATGCATCGCTGAGCAAAATTGTGTGTATTTGTTGGTACTCGCAGCCAGAGTCGTTCCGATTCTCTGGCTACCCGGGACCACCCAAGAAAATCCCAATGCCTGTTTGA
- a CDS encoding coniferyl aldehyde dehydrogenase, with protein sequence MVATVTDIHEAHAELERLHTLFRQQKQAFRNDPMPSAERRIEQLEHLRSALLKHQDNLAEAVNADFSCRSRDETKVAEVLTTIESIKYAKTRIRGWMKPEKRHVGMLHAPSSNQLIYQPLGVIGIMVPWNYPIQLALIPLMTALAAGNRAMIKMSEFTPKTNTALKVMLAEAFDETQVAVIEGEVEISSAFSEQAWDHLIFTGSTAVGKIVMAAAAKNLTPVTLELGGKSPTIIAPDMHMKDAVERIAFGKSLNAGQTCIAPDYILLPEGKQQAFIDTYQATFAQMYPSVRDNDDYTAIVNERQHERLQAWVKDAEEKGARITVVNPKGETFSGTRKMPLHIVENGNDDMKVLQEELFGPILPIVTYQSLDEAIDYINDRDRPLALYLFSYDKTTQEKILSHTHAGGVSINDTLMHIAQDDMPFGGIGPSGMGHYHGKEGFIALSKAKAVHKKGKYNSGKFIYPPYGTAIQKMIYKIFVR encoded by the coding sequence ATGGTTGCTACAGTTACTGATATCCACGAGGCACACGCCGAACTGGAACGTTTACACACTCTATTCCGCCAGCAGAAGCAGGCGTTCCGCAATGATCCCATGCCCAGTGCTGAACGTCGCATTGAGCAGTTGGAACACCTGCGTAGCGCCCTGCTGAAGCATCAGGACAATCTGGCAGAAGCTGTAAATGCCGATTTCAGCTGTCGCTCCCGCGACGAAACCAAAGTCGCTGAAGTATTAACCACCATAGAGAGCATCAAATACGCCAAGACGCGCATCCGCGGCTGGATGAAGCCGGAAAAACGTCACGTCGGCATGCTGCACGCACCGTCTTCCAATCAGCTGATTTACCAGCCGTTGGGGGTTATTGGCATTATGGTGCCGTGGAATTACCCCATTCAGCTGGCGTTGATTCCGTTAATGACCGCCCTGGCAGCGGGTAACCGCGCCATGATTAAAATGTCGGAGTTCACCCCGAAAACCAATACGGCATTGAAAGTCATGCTAGCCGAGGCGTTCGATGAAACCCAGGTAGCAGTGATTGAAGGGGAAGTAGAAATCTCATCCGCTTTTTCTGAACAGGCCTGGGATCATCTGATCTTCACCGGTTCCACCGCCGTCGGTAAAATTGTTATGGCCGCAGCCGCGAAAAATCTGACACCGGTAACACTGGAACTCGGTGGTAAATCACCGACGATTATCGCCCCCGACATGCATATGAAGGATGCGGTTGAACGTATTGCGTTTGGTAAATCGCTCAACGCCGGTCAGACCTGCATTGCCCCGGATTACATCTTGTTGCCAGAAGGCAAGCAACAGGCATTTATCGATACCTACCAAGCCACTTTTGCTCAGATGTACCCGAGTGTGCGCGACAATGATGATTACACCGCCATTGTCAACGAACGCCAGCACGAACGGTTACAGGCGTGGGTAAAAGATGCCGAAGAAAAAGGCGCCAGAATTACTGTGGTAAACCCAAAAGGCGAAACCTTCTCCGGCACCCGGAAAATGCCATTGCACATCGTCGAAAATGGTAACGACGATATGAAAGTGCTGCAGGAAGAGCTGTTCGGCCCGATACTCCCCATCGTTACTTATCAATCGCTGGATGAAGCGATTGATTACATTAATGACCGCGACCGTCCGTTAGCCTTGTATTTGTTCAGTTACGACAAAACCACCCAGGAAAAAATTCTCAGCCATACCCATGCTGGCGGTGTATCCATCAACGATACCCTGATGCACATCGCGCAGGACGATATGCCATTTGGTGGCATTGGCCCCTCAGGAATGGGTCATTACCATGGCAAAGAAGGCTTTATCGCATTGTCGAAAGCCAAAGCGGTACACAAAAAAGGTAAGTACAACAGCGGTAAATTTATTTACCCACCGTATGGAACCGCCATACAGAAAATGATTTATAAAATATTTGTTCGATAA